One window of the Halobacillus litoralis genome contains the following:
- the allD gene encoding ureidoglycolate dehydrogenase — protein MADVVLQQENLKSLVVEKLMSAKVSEAHAEVVADVLIHADLRGVSSHGVLRTEHYVKRMAEGGMNPDPQFNVKRKGSAGAIFDGDNGMGHVIAKEAMDEAVKLSNESGIGIVGVVNSSHCGALSYYAEQAAKENTISMIMTHTDSAVVPFGGAEPYFGTNPIAYGFPANKHKPIILDMATSNVALGKVLHARETGKEIPDDWGVDGKGAPVTDPNLVKHLLPASGPKGYGLGLAVDVMTGVLTGSAFGPSISAMYGDYNKYRQLSHVIVTIDAGLFIDKEVFLENIDKMVDELHAVKPAEGFPSVMVPGEPEQLKEEARRQEGIPVPKSIYNYLKS, from the coding sequence ATGGCGGATGTAGTCCTCCAGCAAGAAAATCTTAAGTCTTTAGTTGTTGAGAAGTTGATGAGTGCAAAAGTGAGTGAAGCACATGCGGAAGTCGTTGCAGATGTCCTTATCCACGCTGATTTGAGGGGGGTAAGCTCTCATGGAGTCTTAAGAACAGAACATTATGTAAAAAGAATGGCAGAAGGTGGAATGAATCCAGACCCTCAGTTCAATGTGAAACGTAAAGGTTCAGCAGGAGCCATTTTTGATGGCGACAATGGCATGGGCCATGTAATTGCTAAAGAGGCGATGGACGAAGCTGTCAAACTATCGAATGAAAGTGGGATTGGTATTGTCGGAGTAGTAAACAGCAGTCATTGCGGGGCATTATCTTACTATGCGGAACAGGCAGCTAAAGAAAACACGATCAGCATGATTATGACTCACACGGATAGCGCGGTCGTACCCTTTGGAGGGGCAGAACCTTACTTTGGTACAAATCCAATTGCATATGGCTTTCCAGCTAACAAACATAAACCGATCATCCTTGATATGGCAACAAGCAATGTTGCACTTGGCAAGGTATTGCACGCGAGAGAAACAGGCAAGGAGATCCCAGATGATTGGGGGGTTGATGGTAAAGGTGCACCAGTCACCGATCCGAATCTAGTCAAACACTTATTGCCGGCAAGTGGACCTAAGGGGTATGGCTTAGGACTCGCGGTTGACGTCATGACAGGAGTTTTGACTGGCTCAGCTTTCGGTCCGAGCATTTCAGCCATGTATGGTGATTACAACAAATACCGCCAGTTGAGTCATGTCATCGTAACGATTGATGCAGGGTTGTTTATTGATAAAGAGGTGTTTCTCGAAAATATTGACAAGATGGTTGATGAATTACATGCGGTCAAACCTGCGGAAGGCTTTCCTTCAGTGATGGTACCTGGGGAGCCTGAGCAATTGAAAGAAGAGGCTCGCAGGCAAGAGGGGATTCCGGTTCCAAAAAGCATCTATAACTACTTGAAGTCTTAG